The DNA sequence AGGTAAAGCGGGAAGAGTAGGATCAGGACCGCAGCGCTGATGAGGTAGCTAGGCATCGCAACCAAATAGACCAGGTCAATGTCGCGAAAGAGGATGGCAACAAGTCCGATATGTGCGACATGCAGCGCAACAAATCCAAGATGGTTACGCCAAGTCTGTGTGGCCCGGTGGAACCAGCGTTTGGCTGACGACGTGGAATTGGTGACCACGCCTCCGACCATGTCAAACGCCAGAACGCAAAAGAGCAGGACCTTCCACCAGGGCCAGGCAGGGAATGCTGCATCTGCATAGAAATAGGCGAGAAGTGTTGCAGCCCCGGGCAGCGCAAACTGCAAAACATACTCAGCCCGTGTCGCACCAGGCCCAATGCCTTTGTCGACAGTTCCGAGGAATCCGCTTCTTGGTGGGGGATAGTTCCAATCGATGGGGGCGTTGGTCATTGTCGCACATCTATTTAAATAGTCCAAGTGGACGAAAATAGGATATGGTACAGGAAGAGTCAATGACGCGATTCCATGAGGCCGGAGATCAATGCCGAAAATTGTGGACCACGAAGAATACCGGCGCACCATTGTGGAGAAGGCGACGCCTGTTTTCTCTGCGCATGGATTTAACGGGCTGGGCATGCGCCAGATCGCGCAGGAGCTCGGCATGTCCAAAAGTGCGCTCTACCACTATTTCCCTTCAAAGGACGAGCTGTTCGCTGCCTGTACCGAATTTGTCGTCGAGAGGGACGGGGCTCTGGTTGAGGCGGACATGACCGCTGCAACGACACGCGAAAAGACCGCAGTGCTGATGGAAGTGTTCGGGGAGATTGAGAAAGGCTTCCAGGGGGAGGCCTTTCTGCTTCTGGACTATATGCGCGGCAAATCACATCGCGAAGTCGCCCGCGACAAAAACATGAAGCTCGCGAACAAAAGATATCTGGAAATGATCGCGGCGATCGTCGGCAAAGCGGACGCGGCAAAGGTTCTGACATTTATGCTCGGTGCACTGATGCAGCGCTTGCTAGATGGAAGAAGGACGCGCCTGTCCGATATTGAGCTTTGGTTGCGGGAGACATTGGAAGCCCATGAAACGCTTAGGACGAAGAGAGAAAGCATATGATTCCAGATCTGAAGGCCATCAACGCACAGGCTGATCTGCACCATCAATACTTGCTGGGCCTTGAGCTGATGGTCTCGACTCGGGAGGGACCAGAGGCGGTGGGCGAATGGATGTTTAGGCTGTTCCGTCGCCAACACGAGGAAAAGTTTCTTTCAAGCTTCAAAAAGCTGGGGCTGGACGGTCTGCCTGATGCGGTCGCCTGTGCCAAGTATCATGTTCTCTCAAATAGCATGGGCGGCGTGGCGGTAGAATATATGCCCGAGTCCGACAAGAAGGCCTGGGTCCGCTTCCGGTATCCGCGCTGGATGTATGATGGGGCTGTTGTCTGTGGTATTCCGGTTGAAGCCAGCCGGGGCTTTCTGAAGGGCTGGTACGCGCAAAATGGTGTCTCGCTGGAAAACCCGCGTCTGGGGTTTGTCTGTGTGTCCGAAGACATGACAGGGCAGTTTGGTTTTTGCGGCTATTTCAAAGAATATGACCACGATCTGAGTGAAGACGAACGACTTGCATTCGCGCCTGACGAACGCCCGCCTGCATATGACGCTGCCGAGCAGCCAACACCGCCTGACACTGAATGGTCTGAGGAGCGGCTCGCGAAAGCAAACCGCAATTATGCAATCGAGTATATTCGCAACGGTGTGCGCGAGCTGGTAGGGGTCCTCGGCGCGGACAGGGCATTGGAGCTGGGGCACCTGTCTGCCCGGCTGACCGGTCTCCACCACTACAAGACCATGGCTGCGGCTATAGAGATCGATGAGGGTGGCCCAGAAAGCGCCGCCAATTTCCTGAGTGCTCTCTTTCAAGGCATGGGCGACGAGGCGAGGGTTGAAGCCCTCCGGAATGAAACTGGATTTGCTGTGCACCAGACGGGCTTGCGCATCGCGCGAGGCTTAGACGGTGTGGAGCGCGACCACCTTCTCTCCTGCTGGATCGAAATATGGAAGGGCGCCATTGCTTCTCACCGGAAATTCATGAACGTCGAGGTTACGCATTCCAACGATGGCCTGACCTGGTTGGTCACGCTGGAATAGACCCTAGTTTGCGCGCGGGGCGTGTCGGTTTTTACTTCGGCATTTTCAAGGTGAATTCCTCGAAACCAAAATCCGCGCCATTGATGCGGAGCGAGAGACCTTGCTTCCCACCATAGTAGCGCCGCGTCGTGATGGGTTTGATCGGGTGTGTCTTCTCAATCACGACGCGCTCACCTGGCGCAAGCGTGACCTTCTTCCATTTGAAAACTTTACCAACGCGCTCACCATTTGCCTTTTTGAAATGGACGAGATAGTCGATCACGAGGGATTGCGGCTTCTTGGACGTAGATCGCAAAGCAGCTGAAAACAGAAGGGAGTCGCCATATTGAACGGTCTTTGTGCCGATCGTGATGGTCGGTTCCTCGATCTCAGGCGCGCCCAATCCAAATGCATCAAGTGTTGCCTTGTGCCCTTGCTTAATGAGGGAGCGGCAGGCGTGACGGACCAGTTTTTCACGTGCCGGGCTGGCACCCTTCAGCCACTTTTTCGCAAGCTTCGCGACAAGGTCCGGATGGTCTTTAGCAATGTCGTTGAGATGGTTGGCGACCGAGCGCCGCACATATTCTTCTTCGTCGTCGCGCAATGCCTCGAGCAGCGGCAGCATCGGAGATGGGTCTTCAATTAGCTGCGGAAGCTGCATGCCCCAGGGGAGGCGAGGCCGCGTGCCCTCCGATAGAAGACGTCGCACATGAAAATCAGGATGCTCGACCCAGCCACTCATGAGGTTTAGGGCACGCTCCTGATCTTCAATGAGGAAATAGCGCACATCAAATTCTGACGAGAAGTGTCCGGTCATATCTTTGAGCAGTTCAAGCGAACCTTCAAAGTCATTTAGTCCATGCTGGCCAACCACCATGCCAAGCGGAAACATGCCCCAACCGGTAATCCCGTCCACGTCACTCTGCTGGCCCTTTTCCGTTCCGCGGGGGTGGAGCATGGCACGAATGATCTTGGCGCGTTTTTTTGTCGCAGTGGGCAGTGCTTCATGCAGGTGGTCGGCGATCAATTGCGCCCGTTCTTTCAGTTCCAGGCCGTCCAACTCTGACAGAATTGATTTCTCAAAACCTTTGGGCTCAAACCCCTTCACATGAGCCTTTAGTTGAGCACTGATATGGCCGACCAGGTCAGCTGAGATTCTGTTCTTAAACGGTTCCATGCTTGTGAGTGGCCTTTGTGTCAGGGATAGGTGGCGAGGGACGCGCAAGTCTGCAGACCGCTGTCATTTGTATCATCCATCAAAATCTTTTTGAGATAGGCATGGCACGCTTCGGATGTCTTTTCCTTTTCCAGAACATCTGCAAGGTCTTCAGCGCTTCTGAACTGGATAATTTCAAGATAGCCCCCTGATTCCTTGCGAAGCAGCTCGCGTCGCAAAACGCCTGGCTGTTTTGAAACAAAGTCGCTCTGAAACTGGTCTGAAGCTTCGACAAATTCTTCCTCACTCACGCCTGGTGCGAGCGTGCTTGTAGCGAGCACGGTGATTATCTCGGTCAACATTCGCTCCTTTAAACGGTAATATCCGATGGGTTTGTCTGCGTAGTCCTTGTCTCCTGACACCGCCATGGCAGTAGTGCGCAGTTCACCCTTCCTTAACCTCGCGAGACCTAGTTTCGGCCGTCAAGTTTCAGGTGATATTTTGATTGTTCTATAGGCAGTTTGAAATGTCGGTCGGTCCGAAAACGTTGGCGTGGTATCTGTAATACGGACGGGCAATGCACAAAATGGCGGAACATTTTCTATCAGGAAACGAAGTTTCTTTTGGCACAGATGAGATCATCGTAAGCAAGACCAATCTGAAGGGACATATTACCTATTGTAATGATGTCTTTCTAAGGGTGAGCGGCTACACCGAGAAAGAGCTGTTGGGTCGGCCGCATAGCATCATTCGTCATCCAGACATGCCCCGCTCTGTCTTCAAGCTTTTGTGGGACACGCTTCAGGCTGGGTCTGAGATCTTTGCCTATGTCAATAACCGGACCAAGAAGGGCGACAATTACTGGGTGCTTGCCCATGTGACGCCTAGTCGGGACGCGCGCGGAAGTATTATTGGATACCACTCCAATCGCCGCGTGCCTGACCGTGCTCTCGTGGAACAGACAATTGCGCCGCTCTATGCAGACCTTTTGGCGGAAGAGGAGAGTCACGCCAACCGCAAAGCTGGAATGCAGGCTGCTTATCAGTCTTTGGTTGAAGTGCTCAAAGATGCTGGCATGGAATATGACGAGTTCATTGCCACGCTCTGTGCCGCCTAACTCGTAATTCAATCGTAAGGTGAGTGAGATGAGACGGAATTCAAACCCGAGCGCCAAAGCACTGGCAGTCTGCGAATCTGTCGCCAATGGGGACTTTGAACAGAGAATTATTGGGATAGATCCCCGCGATCGAAATGCAGATCTGTACAACGCAATCAATCGCATGATTGACCGTGCCGATGCCTACGTTCGAGAGTCGACTGCCTGCCTGGACTATGTAAGTGAGCGAAAATATTTCAGACGCATTGCAGAAAGAGGCATGGTGGGTGGTTATGCCACGGCGACCAAGTCATTCAATAACGCCCTGGAGATAATGCAGGACCAGGTCGTGGGATTCTCTGAGACTGTTGGGGAGTTCAGGACGTCGATGGACAGTATTGTGAAAACCGTTACCTCAGCTGCCGCTGAGCTTGAAAGGTCGGCACATTCAATGCAACAGACAGCCAGATCTACAAATCATAAGGCGGTAAATGTCACGAGTGCTGTTGAGAGCACATCTGAGAATGTTCAGACAATGGCATCTGCAGCGACACACCTTGCGGTCTCTGTTGAGGAAATCGAGCGGCAGGTTGAGCAGTCGCAGCATGTGGTCACAAGCGCGGCAAGCCAGGTGGAAAAAACCAGTGCGGAAGCTAAACGGCTCTCCGGCACCTCCCAAAAGATTGGTGAGGTCGTGCAATTGATTTCCGACGTTACCGCTCAAACGAACCTGCTCGCCCTTAATGCAACCATCGAAGCGGCACGGGCAGGCGAAGCGGGTAAAGGTTTTTCTGTTGTCGCTTCGGAAGTAAAAAACCTTGCGAACCAAACCGCGCAGGCGACGGAAGAAATTCGTGAGCAGGTCGCTGGCCTCCAGGATGTGACGCAGCTGGTCGTCACCGCTGTCCAAGGTGTCGGCACGACAATGGACGCGGTGACGGAAGCCTCAGAGTCGATATCCTCAGCCGTCAAGGAGCAGGAAACAGCAACTGCTGAAATCGGTCGAAGCGCGGAGCAGGCGGCGACGCAAACAGCCGAAGTTAGTCTGAATATCAAGCAGGTGGACGAGGGGGCCGAACAGTCTGTCGTCGCTGCAAATGAAGTGTTTGGCGCAGCTCGTGAATTGGGCGCACAAGCCCATGTTCTGCAAAGCCAGATCGAGGGCTTCCTGTCGGAAGTCAAAAAGGTAGTCTGAGAACGTCGCCCTAAAGTCAGGTAATCCCTATCATTCGGAGCTGGGCTTGCTGCCTGGGGGTGCCTCGGGATAGAAGACCCTATGAGCACGCAGCCAGAGCCCAGCCGTCGCTTTTCTGTGGCGCCGATGATGGAGTGGACCGATCGCCACGATCGGTTCTTCCTGCGGCTCATCTCGACTCACGCTCTTCTTTACACCGAAATGGTGACAGCGCCGGCCATCATTCATGGGAAGCGCGACTATCTGCTAGGCTTTGACGAGGCAGAGCACCCTGTTGCAATACAGCTCGGTGGCAGCGATCCAAAAGAACTGACCGAAGCCGCGCGCATAGCGGAAGGCTAC is a window from the Rhodobiaceae bacterium genome containing:
- a CDS encoding transcriptional regulator BetI; this encodes MPKIVDHEEYRRTIVEKATPVFSAHGFNGLGMRQIAQELGMSKSALYHYFPSKDELFAACTEFVVERDGALVEADMTAATTREKTAVLMEVFGEIEKGFQGEAFLLLDYMRGKSHREVARDKNMKLANKRYLEMIAAIVGKADAAKVLTFMLGALMQRLLDGRRTRLSDIELWLRETLEAHETLRTKRESI
- the mcpS gene encoding methyl-accepting chemotaxis protein McpS, with protein sequence MRRNSNPSAKALAVCESVANGDFEQRIIGIDPRDRNADLYNAINRMIDRADAYVRESTACLDYVSERKYFRRIAERGMVGGYATATKSFNNALEIMQDQVVGFSETVGEFRTSMDSIVKTVTSAAAELERSAHSMQQTARSTNHKAVNVTSAVESTSENVQTMASAATHLAVSVEEIERQVEQSQHVVTSAASQVEKTSAEAKRLSGTSQKIGEVVQLISDVTAQTNLLALNATIEAARAGEAGKGFSVVASEVKNLANQTAQATEEIREQVAGLQDVTQLVVTAVQGVGTTMDAVTEASESISSAVKEQETATAEIGRSAEQAATQTAEVSLNIKQVDEGAEQSVVAANEVFGAARELGAQAHVLQSQIEGFLSEVKKVV
- the aer gene encoding aerotaxis receptor, whose protein sequence is MHKMAEHFLSGNEVSFGTDEIIVSKTNLKGHITYCNDVFLRVSGYTEKELLGRPHSIIRHPDMPRSVFKLLWDTLQAGSEIFAYVNNRTKKGDNYWVLAHVTPSRDARGSIIGYHSNRRVPDRALVEQTIAPLYADLLAEEESHANRKAGMQAAYQSLVEVLKDAGMEYDEFIATLCAA